The Desulfobotulus mexicanus genome includes a region encoding these proteins:
- a CDS encoding NADH:flavin oxidoreductase/NADH oxidase family protein, whose translation MPESKQDILFQPLTLPCGRVVKNRFFKSAMSEILGTEDNRPTEALVRLYEGWGKGGTGILVTGNVMVDRKALGEPRNVVMDTEDDLPMLSSWAEAGKKEGSEIWVQLNHPGKQSPKNLSPKPVAPSAIPLHPGLQRFFATPKALEEGEILGIIAAFARSAGIAKKAGFTGVQIHAAHGYLVSQFLSPLHNQRKDAWGGSLENRMRFLMEVYQAIRKEVGPDFPVGVKLNSGDFRKEGYHPEEAAEVAAALAAEGLDLLEISGGSYEKPVMMAGMPGGSEGYFLEYARRIRQITAMPLVVTGGFRTASGMVAALASGDTDMVGLGRPMVLDPSLPLCIAEDKGMAYKSPVTPKSTGIAAVDNIAMLEITWYERQMGYLAKGLKPRPHENVWASIIKMLLADGLTRFRRRRS comes from the coding sequence ATGCCGGAAAGCAAACAGGATATTTTATTCCAACCCCTCACTCTGCCCTGCGGACGCGTGGTAAAAAACCGCTTTTTCAAATCCGCCATGAGTGAAATCCTCGGAACCGAAGACAACCGCCCCACCGAAGCACTGGTACGTCTCTATGAAGGATGGGGTAAAGGCGGTACCGGAATCCTTGTAACCGGCAACGTCATGGTGGACAGAAAAGCGCTGGGAGAACCCCGCAATGTGGTCATGGATACGGAAGACGATCTCCCCATGCTCAGTTCATGGGCAGAGGCCGGTAAAAAAGAAGGTTCAGAAATATGGGTACAGCTGAATCATCCGGGAAAACAAAGCCCCAAAAACCTCTCGCCAAAGCCCGTAGCCCCCTCGGCCATCCCCCTGCATCCGGGGCTTCAGCGTTTTTTTGCCACACCAAAGGCCCTTGAGGAAGGAGAAATTCTGGGGATCATCGCCGCCTTTGCCAGATCCGCAGGAATAGCGAAAAAAGCTGGATTTACCGGTGTGCAGATCCATGCAGCCCACGGCTATCTTGTCTCCCAGTTCCTTTCTCCTCTGCACAACCAGCGTAAGGATGCATGGGGCGGCAGCCTTGAAAACCGTATGCGGTTTCTCATGGAGGTGTACCAGGCCATCCGCAAAGAAGTGGGGCCGGATTTCCCCGTTGGGGTCAAACTCAATTCCGGGGATTTTCGCAAGGAAGGCTATCATCCGGAAGAGGCCGCCGAAGTTGCCGCTGCTCTGGCCGCAGAAGGACTGGATCTTCTGGAAATTTCCGGCGGCAGCTATGAAAAACCCGTCATGATGGCGGGTATGCCCGGCGGCAGTGAGGGCTACTTCCTCGAATATGCTCGCAGGATACGCCAGATTACGGCCATGCCCCTGGTGGTCACCGGAGGATTCCGCACGGCTTCCGGCATGGTGGCGGCACTGGCCTCGGGCGATACGGATATGGTGGGGCTGGGCCGTCCCATGGTGCTGGACCCCAGCCTGCCCCTGTGCATTGCCGAAGACAAAGGCATGGCATACAAAAGCCCTGTCACGCCGAAATCCACAGGCATTGCCGCTGTGGACAACATCGCCATGCTGGAGATCACCTGGTATGAACGACAGATGGGCTACCTCGCCAAAGGCCTGAAACCAAGGCCCCATGAAAATGTCTGGGCGTCCATCATCAAAATGCTGCTGGCGGACGGCCTCACCCGGTTCAGGAGACGGCGCTCATAA
- a CDS encoding acyl-CoA dehydrogenase C-terminal domain-containing protein produces the protein MLMADTGQQESVVERWMTYSTLYLEDFWLVTMGWQWLKQALSAREKLGSAKGGAASFYDGKISVCRYFFACYLPKHEALCHRLMTKEALTLSIQTEHFS, from the coding sequence ATGTTAATGGCAGATACAGGTCAGCAGGAATCGGTTGTGGAAAGGTGGATGACCTATTCCACCCTTTATCTTGAAGATTTCTGGCTTGTCACCATGGGCTGGCAGTGGCTGAAGCAGGCCCTCTCGGCCCGTGAAAAGCTTGGGAGCGCGAAGGGAGGAGCAGCCTCCTTTTATGATGGAAAAATCAGCGTCTGCCGGTATTTTTTCGCCTGCTACCTTCCTAAACATGAAGCTTTGTGTCATCGTCTCATGACAAAAGAAGCGCTCACCCTCAGCATACAGACGGAACACTTCTCATAA
- a CDS encoding bifunctional metallophosphatase/5'-nucleotidase: MLRKIYSFCFVLFFLVSTALAAPDVRELIVLHTNDMHGRVLSGDSDGMGLSRLSTLVKDIREQHDHVLLLDAGDALHGMPIVTLEKGATMVSLMNAMGYGAMTTGNHEFNYGASRVVELAAMTDFPVLAANVKKEDGSLLLQEYVLKNYDGLRVAVFGIATPETLTKAHPDGVKGLRFEDPVATAKRMVDTLKDEADILIALVHLGLDAGTRPEYRSSAIAENVAGIHLIVDGHSHDRLEHGLRVKDTLIVSAHEYNKALGKVVMRLDGEGNVSVEASLISKETGMAVPEDPALKAMIDAIVAKQEAALSEVIGRTSIRLDGDREQIRVGETNLGNLVTDAILEASGAELVFINAGSMRASVEPGNITLKNLIEILPFGNNIVVKEITGKALKEVLETGAAVFPGSDGSLLHVAGMVYAIDPSQARGSRVHDVLIAGRPLDAEKSYFAATNDFLAAGGSEMAVLKNFPTIREAGSVDGALETYIRIRVEISSAVEGRIREKILKNERSSSASCFVGSLDWFEDPLPVW; encoded by the coding sequence ATGCTGAGAAAGATTTATTCGTTCTGCTTTGTTCTGTTTTTTCTGGTTTCCACAGCCCTTGCGGCTCCGGATGTCCGGGAGCTCATTGTGCTGCATACCAATGACATGCATGGCCGTGTGCTGTCCGGTGACTCGGATGGTATGGGCCTTTCACGGCTTAGCACTCTGGTGAAGGATATCCGTGAACAGCATGACCATGTTCTGCTGCTGGATGCAGGAGACGCCCTGCACGGCATGCCCATTGTGACTCTGGAAAAGGGAGCCACCATGGTAAGCCTCATGAACGCCATGGGTTATGGAGCCATGACCACGGGCAACCATGAATTCAATTACGGTGCAAGTCGGGTTGTGGAGCTTGCCGCAATGACAGACTTTCCTGTTCTTGCGGCCAATGTGAAAAAAGAAGACGGCTCCCTTCTTTTGCAGGAATATGTGCTGAAAAATTATGACGGGCTGCGTGTTGCTGTTTTTGGTATCGCCACACCGGAAACCCTCACCAAGGCCCATCCCGATGGCGTGAAGGGGCTGCGCTTTGAAGACCCCGTGGCAACGGCAAAACGCATGGTGGATACCCTGAAAGATGAGGCGGATATTCTCATCGCTCTGGTACATCTGGGGCTGGATGCGGGTACCCGGCCCGAATACAGGAGTTCGGCCATTGCAGAGAATGTGGCGGGCATTCATCTCATTGTGGACGGTCACAGCCATGACCGTCTGGAACATGGCCTGAGGGTGAAAGATACTTTGATCGTAAGCGCCCATGAATACAACAAGGCTCTGGGAAAGGTGGTCATGCGTCTGGATGGGGAAGGGAATGTTTCCGTTGAAGCTTCGCTGATTTCCAAGGAAACGGGCATGGCCGTACCGGAAGATCCGGCATTGAAAGCCATGATTGATGCCATTGTGGCAAAGCAGGAGGCGGCCCTTTCCGAAGTCATCGGCCGCACATCCATTCGTCTTGACGGAGACCGGGAGCAGATCCGGGTGGGGGAAACCAACCTCGGCAACCTTGTGACGGATGCCATTTTGGAAGCTTCCGGTGCGGAACTGGTATTCATCAACGCAGGCAGCATGAGGGCTTCCGTTGAACCGGGAAATATCACACTTAAAAATCTCATTGAAATTCTTCCCTTTGGCAACAATATCGTGGTCAAAGAAATTACGGGAAAGGCCCTGAAGGAAGTTCTGGAGACAGGCGCTGCCGTATTTCCCGGATCCGACGGATCCCTTCTCCATGTGGCGGGTATGGTTTATGCCATTGATCCTTCGCAAGCCAGGGGAAGCCGGGTGCATGACGTGCTCATTGCAGGCAGGCCCCTGGATGCTGAGAAAAGCTACTTTGCGGCCACCAATGATTTCCTCGCCGCAGGTGGCAGTGAAATGGCGGTGCTGAAAAATTTTCCCACTATCCGGGAAGCCGGTTCCGTGGATGGCGCTCTGGAGACCTATATCCGCATAAGGGTTGAAATTAGTTCCGCAGTGGAAGGCCGTATCAGAGAGAAAATCCTGAAAAATGAAAGAAGCAGTTCTGCCTCATGTTTTGTGGGAAGTCTTGATTGGTTTGAAGATCCATTGCCTGTCTGGTGA
- a CDS encoding type I restriction-modification system subunit M, translating into MSGKIDQKDINNAAWAACDTFRGVVDPAQYKDYILVMLFLKYISDVWQDHYEEYRKQYGDDEVRIQRKLERDRFVLPMVKLTEKNTETGIETVLDEFPATYYSLYERRSAANIGELINIVLDHIEESNKSKLEGVFRNIDFNSEANLGRTKDRNKRLKTLLEDFNKPQLSMKPSLVSEDVIGNTYIYLIERFASDSGKKAGEFFTPLKVTELVARLAGPKPGDRICDPACGSGGLLIQAAKEVARNADSTQEMRNFALFGQESNGSTWALCRMNMFLHSFDSARVEWCDTLNSPLLVENDRLMKFNCVVANPPFSLDKWGSENAESDQYNRFWRGVPPKSKGDWAFISHMVETALEKQGRVAVVVPHGVLFRGAAEGRIREKMIEENLLDAVIGLPGNLFPTTNIPVAVLVFDRSREKGGAREDCKNVFFIDASREFVSGKNMNTLSEAHIGKIMETYAARAEEEKYAHVAEFAEIKENDFNLNIPRYVDSFEEEEEIDIDAVQKEIDALEKELVEVRKIMAEKLQQIQR; encoded by the coding sequence ATGAGCGGTAAAATTGATCAAAAAGATATCAACAACGCAGCATGGGCAGCCTGTGACACCTTCCGGGGCGTTGTTGATCCGGCACAGTACAAAGACTACATCCTTGTGATGCTGTTTTTGAAATACATCTCCGATGTATGGCAGGATCACTACGAAGAATACCGGAAACAGTATGGGGATGATGAGGTTCGTATCCAGCGGAAACTGGAGCGCGACCGTTTTGTTCTCCCCATGGTAAAACTCACCGAAAAAAATACGGAAACCGGCATCGAGACGGTTCTGGATGAATTCCCCGCCACCTATTACAGCCTCTATGAGCGCAGGTCTGCCGCCAACATCGGTGAGCTGATTAATATCGTGCTCGACCATATTGAAGAGAGCAACAAAAGCAAACTCGAAGGGGTGTTCCGCAATATCGACTTTAACAGCGAGGCCAACCTCGGGCGGACAAAGGATCGCAATAAACGCCTGAAAACCCTGCTGGAAGATTTTAACAAGCCCCAGCTCAGCATGAAGCCCAGTCTCGTTTCCGAAGATGTGATCGGCAATACCTATATCTATCTGATTGAACGCTTTGCCTCCGATTCCGGAAAAAAGGCCGGAGAGTTCTTTACCCCGCTGAAGGTGACCGAACTGGTGGCCAGACTGGCAGGCCCCAAACCGGGCGACCGTATCTGTGACCCGGCCTGCGGATCGGGCGGACTTTTGATTCAGGCGGCCAAAGAGGTGGCCCGTAATGCGGACAGCACTCAGGAAATGCGCAACTTTGCCCTCTTCGGACAGGAGTCCAACGGCAGCACATGGGCGCTCTGCCGGATGAACATGTTCCTGCACAGCTTTGACAGTGCCCGTGTCGAATGGTGCGACACCCTGAACAGTCCGCTCTTAGTGGAAAATGACCGGCTCATGAAGTTCAACTGCGTGGTGGCCAATCCGCCGTTCTCACTGGATAAATGGGGTTCCGAAAATGCCGAGAGCGACCAGTACAACCGCTTCTGGCGTGGTGTTCCGCCCAAAAGCAAAGGTGACTGGGCCTTTATCAGCCATATGGTGGAAACCGCCCTTGAAAAGCAGGGCCGGGTTGCCGTGGTGGTTCCCCATGGCGTGTTGTTCCGGGGCGCGGCTGAAGGGCGTATTCGGGAAAAAATGATTGAAGAAAATCTGCTGGATGCCGTGATCGGCCTGCCGGGCAACCTCTTCCCCACCACCAACATTCCGGTGGCCGTTCTGGTCTTTGACCGTTCCCGTGAAAAAGGCGGAGCCCGTGAAGATTGCAAAAACGTTTTCTTTATCGATGCCAGCCGGGAGTTTGTTTCCGGGAAAAACATGAACACCCTTTCGGAAGCGCATATCGGCAAGATAATGGAGACCTACGCCGCCCGGGCCGAAGAAGAAAAATACGCCCATGTGGCCGAGTTTGCCGAGATCAAGGAAAACGACTTCAACCTCAATATCCCCCGCTATGTGGACTCCTTTGAAGAGGAAGAGGAGATCGATATCGATGCGGTGCAGAAGGAAATTGATGCGCTGGAAAAAGAGCTGGTGGAAGTCCGCAAGATAATGGCGGAAAAGCTTCAACAGATTCAGAGGTAA
- a CDS encoding restriction endonuclease subunit S has translation MKIKKLASVQMGYSFRSRLEASENGTVAVIQMKDLLADNTVGCGDLVKIDMDAVKEHHLARKGDLIFRSRGLVTTSAILLEDPDKAVVAAPLLRIRVSRPEKVLPEYLNWYISQRDAQIFLTSRAKGTVQKMISKQAIEDLEVALPTLEKQKNIVELACLLAREQTLLHRLAEKREQYIGAVLMRVARGERQ, from the coding sequence ATGAAAATAAAAAAACTGGCAAGCGTGCAGATGGGATACTCCTTCAGATCCCGTCTTGAAGCCTCGGAAAACGGTACAGTTGCCGTTATTCAGATGAAGGATCTTCTGGCTGACAACACGGTCGGCTGCGGTGATCTGGTAAAAATTGATATGGATGCCGTGAAAGAACATCACCTCGCACGGAAGGGGGATCTGATATTCAGGTCTCGTGGTCTTGTAACCACTTCAGCAATACTTCTTGAAGATCCGGACAAAGCCGTTGTTGCCGCTCCTTTATTAAGGATAAGGGTAAGCAGACCGGAGAAGGTGCTGCCCGAATATCTGAACTGGTACATCAGCCAGAGGGATGCGCAGATTTTTCTGACCAGCAGGGCCAAGGGTACGGTTCAGAAAATGATCAGCAAACAGGCCATTGAAGATCTGGAGGTGGCACTGCCAACTCTGGAAAAACAAAAAAACATTGTAGAGCTGGCCTGTCTCCTGGCAAGGGAACAAACTCTGCTTCACAGGCTGGCAGAAAAGCGTGAACAATACATTGGGGCAGTTCTTATGCGAGTTGCCAGAGGAGAACGCCAGTGA
- a CDS encoding enoyl-CoA hydratase/isomerase family protein, translating into MNTLRYQQTGRIGYLTLNRPDKYNAFDLEMVDEFEAFLHARRYDNETGVIILDGGDSKGFCAGLDVETYAPAIMAMSPVDAYNAQARMSRLFLAMRRISQPIISCVHGAAAGIGFSLAMASDIRILADNAKFSAAYINIGLGGADMASSYFLPRLIGAGRAYEYLLTGNWMDADTAMALGFASRKVSREAMIETAEGLAKTMAEKNPMGIRMTKEALNANLDVGGLEAALQMEDRNQMMIAYTYRMTPAS; encoded by the coding sequence ATGAATACACTTAGGTACCAGCAAACGGGCCGCATCGGCTACCTTACCCTGAACCGGCCCGACAAATACAATGCCTTTGATCTGGAAATGGTGGATGAATTTGAGGCCTTTCTCCATGCAAGGCGCTACGACAATGAAACGGGCGTCATCATTCTGGATGGTGGCGATTCCAAGGGTTTTTGCGCGGGCCTTGACGTGGAAACCTATGCCCCGGCCATCATGGCCATGAGTCCTGTGGATGCCTACAACGCCCAGGCCCGCATGAGCCGCCTTTTTCTTGCCATGCGCCGTATTTCCCAGCCCATCATCTCCTGCGTACACGGCGCTGCGGCGGGTATCGGCTTTTCCCTTGCCATGGCTTCCGATATCCGTATCCTTGCCGATAACGCCAAATTCTCCGCAGCCTACATCAACATCGGCCTTGGGGGTGCGGATATGGCCTCCAGTTATTTCCTGCCCCGGCTCATCGGCGCAGGCCGGGCCTACGAGTATCTTCTCACGGGCAACTGGATGGATGCGGACACGGCCATGGCTCTCGGCTTTGCCAGCCGCAAGGTGAGCCGTGAGGCCATGATCGAGACCGCCGAAGGCCTTGCAAAAACCATGGCAGAAAAAAATCCCATGGGCATCCGCATGACCAAAGAAGCCCTCAACGCCAACCTCGATGTTGGCGGACTGGAAGCAGCCCTTCAGATGGAAGACCGCAACCAGATGATGATTGCCTACACCTACCGAATGACACCCGCATCCTGA
- a CDS encoding KilA-N domain-containing protein, with product MKATINANGTEITVLSKGDENDYISLTDIARYKNPDEPKDVVKNWMRSRSTIEFLGLWEQLNNPDFKGVEFDSFIHEAGSNAFTLSPQKMKRPFSN from the coding sequence GTGAAAGCGACAATCAACGCCAATGGCACTGAAATTACCGTCCTCTCCAAGGGGGATGAAAATGATTACATCTCCTTAACGGACATAGCCAGATATAAAAACCCTGATGAACCCAAAGATGTTGTCAAAAACTGGATGAGAAGTCGCAGTACCATCGAATTTCTTGGATTGTGGGAGCAATTGAACAACCCGGATTTTAAAGGGGTCGAATTCGACTCCTTTATCCATGAAGCCGGTTCAAACGCCTTTACCTTATCGCCCCAAAAGATGAAGCGACCATTCAGCAACTGA